A window of Desulfuromonas soudanensis genomic DNA:
TTTTGTCTCTCAAACCGAGGCTAAATCTTTTCGTCATGAGCACTCGTGCATAGAAACAGCCTCATACTCCTGATCGCCCTGATCCTTCTCGCTCTCGGCGCCTGTCGCGAGATCCCTTCGGATCGGCTCTACGCCCTCCGTCTCGACGCGGCGCCGGGCGAGTCCGACTGGGAGCGCGCCCTGCCGCGAACGGTCAGCGTCAAGGGGGGACGCGTTCACAAGGAAGTGCTGCTGGCGGATATCGACGAGGATACGGTACACACCACCACCGCCTCCTGCCATCACGGCGCCTCGCTCCCCGATCCGGTGGCCGTGGACATGCGGGCCTTCTACACCGAAAAAGACCTCTACCTGCGCCTCTCCTGGAAGGACGCCACCTTCGATGCGGCGATGCGGGAGTGGACCTTCGACGGGGTGCAGTGGCACAATGGCGGAAACGCCGAGGACGGCTTCGGCCTCATCTTCGACGCCAAGAGTCGGTTCCAGCGCTTTTCCTGCTCCTTTGCCTGCCACATCGACGATTTCGGAGTCTCCGGCGCCAACTTCCACGCCACGAACAAGATGAAGCTGGTCGAAAAGGGGGAGTGGGTCGATCTGTGGAACTGGAAGGCGCAGCGCACCGGACGCCACGGCTTTGCCGACGACCGCTACCTCGACCCGGAGGGGATGCACGGCGACACCCCCGGCGAGATCTTCCGCGAGAACTCCAAGGCCCGGGTGACCGCCACCATCCCCTTTGCCGAGGGGGACGCCCCGATTTATGATGCCGAAGGACTCTCCGTCGGCAAGGAATTCCGTCCGGCGGGGAGCCGGGCTCCCGGCTATCTCACCGAACGCCCCGTCGGCGGCCGCGGCGATGTCGCAGCTTTTGCCGTCTGGGACAACGGACGCTGGACCGTGACGCTGCGCCGCTCTCTCAACACCGGCGACCCCCATGACGTGATCTTCGTCCCCGGGGATCCGGAGGGGATCGCCTTCGGCCTGTCGGTCATGGACAACACCCTGCTCGAACACTACGCGTCGACCACCCTGGAACGAATCGTCCTGATGCCCAGGAGCCAGCTGAACCTTGCCGGCCAGGGCGATTGACCCCTACGGAGAACAGATCATGAACCTCTTTCGCTTCGCCCTTTTCACCCTCCTGTCCCTCCCGCTGGCCCTTGCCGGCTGCTCCGACGACCCCGCCGCCGGTCGGTCCGGGAGCAAGGGGATGGCCCGCCTCGCCGGAACGGTGGTGAGCCCCCTGGAGGGGACGTACCTCTACATCTACAAGAAGGGGATGGATCTCTACGGTCCGGCCTTTGCCGTTTCCGAGGCGACCGGCGCCGACGGCCGCTTCGATCTCACCCTCCCCGAGGGGGAGTACATCGCCGTGGCCCGCAAGCGCGTCAACGGCGATGCCGCCGGTCCGATCGTCTCCGGGGACAATAAAAGCGATTTTCTCCCCCTTTCCGTCCGGGAGGGGATG
This region includes:
- a CDS encoding ethylbenzene dehydrogenase-related protein; this encodes MHRNSLILLIALILLALGACREIPSDRLYALRLDAAPGESDWERALPRTVSVKGGRVHKEVLLADIDEDTVHTTTASCHHGASLPDPVAVDMRAFYTEKDLYLRLSWKDATFDAAMREWTFDGVQWHNGGNAEDGFGLIFDAKSRFQRFSCSFACHIDDFGVSGANFHATNKMKLVEKGEWVDLWNWKAQRTGRHGFADDRYLDPEGMHGDTPGEIFRENSKARVTATIPFAEGDAPIYDAEGLSVGKEFRPAGSRAPGYLTERPVGGRGDVAAFAVWDNGRWTVTLRRSLNTGDPHDVIFVPGDPEGIAFGLSVMDNTLLEHYASTTLERIVLMPRSQLNLAGQGD